A window of Thermosynechococcus sp. NK55a contains these coding sequences:
- a CDS encoding DUF429 domain-containing protein, whose product MRFLGVDLAWQGGASGYCCLQWQGQDLAVVALDRACDTQELLAWIERDAPSGQAAMVAVDAPLIIPNPRGMRSCDRQSHQVLGRYHAGCYPANQQSPFASHTTGFSEALSQRGFHHAPTIGPQQSGRFQIEVFPHATAIALFELDQIIKYKKGRLAERRRGLARLRELMTSRLCHCEPSLRLQFPEALPTSGRDLKGLEDQLDAILCAYTAAYWWYWGSDRHWVFGTESFSPAPATTEAYLTTGYIVVPRR is encoded by the coding sequence ATGCGGTTTCTCGGCGTTGATCTGGCTTGGCAAGGAGGGGCATCAGGGTACTGCTGTTTGCAGTGGCAGGGGCAAGATTTGGCGGTGGTTGCCCTCGATCGCGCCTGTGATACGCAGGAACTCTTGGCATGGATTGAGCGGGATGCACCCTCTGGGCAAGCAGCAATGGTGGCGGTGGATGCGCCCCTAATTATTCCCAATCCCAGGGGTATGCGCTCCTGCGATCGCCAGTCCCATCAAGTCCTTGGGCGCTACCATGCTGGCTGTTATCCTGCGAATCAGCAGTCCCCCTTTGCAAGCCACACCACGGGTTTCAGTGAAGCCCTCAGCCAACGGGGCTTTCACCATGCCCCTACCATCGGGCCGCAGCAATCGGGACGGTTTCAAATTGAAGTCTTCCCCCATGCTACGGCGATCGCCCTCTTTGAGCTTGATCAAATCATCAAGTACAAAAAAGGCCGCCTTGCAGAGCGACGCAGGGGGTTAGCTCGTCTTCGAGAGTTAATGACAAGCCGCCTTTGCCACTGTGAGCCGTCCCTAAGGTTGCAGTTCCCGGAAGCACTGCCCACCAGTGGGCGCGATCTCAAAGGGCTGGAAGATCAACTGGATGCGATTCTCTGTGCCTATACAGCAGCCTATTGGTGGTACTGGGGGAGCGATCGCCACTGGGTGTTCGGCACCGAGTCATTTTCACCAGCGCCAGCAACCACCGAGGCCTACCTCACAACAGGATATATCGTTGTTCCCCGTCGCTAA
- a CDS encoding DUF6825 family protein, translating into MSQSPLEAFFLGRATATLLRDQAQHLFVEFLSQVGRFDAEQRQRLHEFMEEVQTRARQEAEMVVPRGSQRVDWQALIDDLRAEIAALRTELQRYRNRES; encoded by the coding sequence ATGAGTCAATCGCCGCTGGAGGCCTTTTTCCTTGGTCGAGCGACCGCAACGCTCCTGCGTGATCAGGCGCAGCATTTGTTTGTCGAATTCCTAAGTCAAGTGGGGCGATTTGATGCCGAGCAGCGGCAGCGGCTCCATGAATTCATGGAAGAGGTACAGACTCGTGCCCGCCAAGAAGCCGAAATGGTGGTGCCGCGGGGGAGCCAACGGGTGGATTGGCAAGCTCTGATTGATGATTTGCGCGCTGAAATTGCGGCCCTACGCACGGAACTGCAGCGCTACCGCAATCGTGAAAGTTAG
- a CDS encoding DUF1257 domain-containing protein gives MSHFSQIKTQIRSLPALQAALTDLGLPWQSGSQEVRGFRGQTQTAQVVVPQENGYDIGFRWNGTEYELVADLEFWQQAWSVDRFLNKVTQRYAYHAVLQSATEQGFQVQATEQQADGSVKVVLQRWRS, from the coding sequence ATGTCGCACTTCAGCCAAATCAAAACCCAAATTCGGAGTTTACCTGCTTTACAAGCTGCCCTAACGGACTTGGGCTTACCGTGGCAATCTGGCTCTCAAGAAGTGCGCGGGTTTCGCGGTCAAACCCAAACCGCTCAAGTGGTTGTTCCCCAAGAGAATGGCTATGACATTGGCTTTCGCTGGAATGGCACTGAGTACGAGCTAGTGGCGGATTTGGAGTTTTGGCAGCAGGCATGGTCAGTGGATCGCTTTTTGAATAAAGTTACCCAACGCTATGCCTACCATGCGGTGCTGCAATCTGCAACGGAACAGGGCTTTCAAGTGCAGGCCACAGAACAGCAGGCCGATGGTAGTGTCAAGGTCGTGCTGCAACGCTGGCGTTCCTAG
- a CDS encoding ferredoxin, which translates to MGQPLGLEPELGGQLRQSESRSGYEPELGGAHRQRGVYVDEITCIGCKHCAHVARNTFYIEPNYGRSRVVRQDGDPLELIQEAIDTCPVDCIHWVDYTELKRLEKERLDQVVPLAGFPIDPATTHRKKRRSPPRAK; encoded by the coding sequence ATGGGTCAGCCCCTTGGTTTAGAACCAGAGCTTGGTGGTCAACTGCGCCAAAGTGAATCTCGCAGTGGCTATGAACCTGAACTAGGGGGAGCCCATCGCCAACGCGGTGTCTATGTCGATGAAATTACCTGTATTGGCTGCAAACACTGTGCCCATGTGGCGCGAAATACATTTTATATCGAGCCTAACTACGGGCGATCGCGGGTGGTGCGCCAAGATGGTGACCCCCTTGAACTGATTCAAGAAGCCATTGATACTTGTCCCGTCGATTGCATCCATTGGGTAGATTACACGGAATTAAAACGGCTGGAAAAAGAGCGCCTCGACCAGGTAGTTCCCCTTGCCGGTTTTCCCATTGATCCAGCCACTACACACCGCAAGAAACGGCGATCGCCCCCTAGGGCTAAATAG
- a CDS encoding NfeD family protein: MPLSPFLIWLILAIILFVMELVLPTAFMEATIGLSALIVAFLSFLIPSFSVQILLWMVLSIVVVFLLRRYQPKRVPPVLKEAAEAKTITRIPAGETGRVLYEGISWQARCDDPHLVIPEHQRVIVIGRQGTTLIVMPEDAI; encoded by the coding sequence ATGCCCCTGTCTCCCTTTTTGATTTGGTTAATTCTTGCCATCATCCTTTTTGTGATGGAGCTTGTTTTGCCGACGGCTTTTATGGAAGCCACCATCGGCCTCAGTGCTCTTATTGTTGCATTTCTCTCGTTCCTAATTCCCAGCTTTTCAGTACAAATTCTCCTTTGGATGGTGCTCTCCATTGTTGTGGTCTTTCTGTTGCGGCGCTATCAACCGAAGCGAGTTCCGCCAGTGCTCAAGGAAGCCGCCGAGGCCAAAACAATCACGAGAATTCCCGCTGGCGAAACGGGGCGAGTACTGTACGAAGGGATTTCTTGGCAGGCTCGCTGTGACGATCCCCACTTGGTCATTCCCGAACATCAGCGGGTGATTGTCATTGGCCGTCAGGGAACAACGCTCATTGTGATGCCTGAAGATGCTATTTAG
- a CDS encoding EI24 domain-containing protein — protein sequence MLLPAFLSLLLGVTLIIAAFWAVQVVGNYWFVAEEWQWLYQGFIDILATLLAVFLALIGYQTLIPLVVIPFLGPLLNRVEKITTGQTIEVGWQRDLWNAVVGSWFALRDAVVQVIFLLLSFLTGPLQPVVMAIVNSFFLGRGSFDYLLEKHSTSLRERKLLTRAYRPQIYGLGLAQFLGLLIPLVGLVLVPAVGVVAAALLIQDHPPQQQLMAANAVSRR from the coding sequence GTGCTGTTACCTGCCTTCTTGAGCCTCCTTCTGGGGGTAACGCTCATCATTGCTGCTTTCTGGGCTGTTCAAGTCGTTGGCAATTATTGGTTTGTTGCTGAGGAATGGCAGTGGCTCTACCAAGGGTTCATTGATATTTTGGCAACCCTCCTTGCTGTCTTTTTAGCCCTGATTGGCTATCAAACACTGATTCCCCTTGTGGTGATTCCTTTCCTTGGCCCCCTGCTTAACCGTGTTGAAAAAATTACCACGGGACAAACAATCGAGGTGGGGTGGCAGCGTGATTTATGGAATGCCGTTGTCGGTAGCTGGTTTGCCCTGCGGGATGCGGTGGTGCAGGTGATTTTTCTGCTGCTTTCATTTTTAACGGGACCACTGCAACCTGTCGTGATGGCGATCGTCAATAGTTTCTTTCTAGGGCGCGGCAGTTTTGATTACCTCCTTGAAAAACACAGCACTTCTTTAAGGGAGCGCAAACTTTTGACCCGTGCCTATAGGCCACAGATCTATGGCCTTGGTTTGGCGCAGTTTTTGGGGCTGTTGATCCCCTTAGTTGGTTTGGTACTGGTACCGGCAGTGGGGGTGGTGGCTGCTGCTTTGCTCATTCAAGATCATCCACCGCAACAACAGTTGATGGCAGCGAATGCGGTTTCTCGGCGTTGA
- a CDS encoding zinc finger domain-containing protein, protein MLCFPRGRKSIGCSICPLPVVIVEDW, encoded by the coding sequence ATACTATGCTTCCCAAGAGGAAGAAAATCAATTGGTTGTTCAATCTGTCCCCTCCCAGTGGTAATCGTTGAGGATTGGTGA